In Eleginops maclovinus isolate JMC-PN-2008 ecotype Puerto Natales chromosome 10, JC_Emac_rtc_rv5, whole genome shotgun sequence, the following proteins share a genomic window:
- the eef2k gene encoding eukaryotic elongation factor 2 kinase isoform X1 encodes MEHDLMFTMEEEGSATRPPVQQRTPNQRTYSLSDANASDDEDGDYDMHFICPILEDSSVEICHYLKNLVYSRQLSNSPKTTFMFKNETETLAEPRSYKVLSEKARAKWKNAIEKAKAMPDPWAEFHLEEKVTEPCIRYRYNASTGEWAQDQVHIKMASQPFGKGAMRECFRTKKLSNFSHSSNWKSASNYVSKQYMETVDRDVYFEDVRLQMEAKLWGEEYNRHRPPKQVDIMQMCVIEMVDRPGKPLFHLEHYIEGKYIKYNSNSGFVRDDNIRLTPQAFSHFTFERSGHQLIVVDIQGVGDLYTDPQIHTDQGTDFGDGNLGVRGMALFFHSHLCNKICKSMGLTPFDLSPAEKSQLDCTNKLLKSANTVLRGCEEPCGSTRVRTLSVGRAPPLLSRLSETSSADGSVSDTDSVPCSPLIQPCSPLAAYGSLGKSPIGSYFTGMYERERNNNNTAEQKEPESGGDSGCPSERRSDGDPNDHVDGVHHRIQRHYSESDEDSVRRRKMVSAPRVSSSLNFNNADDDSMTEEKWSFYHSSRSHVHRSSCVATEMERLETLMQKKIGQSILGKVHLGMVRYHEAGRFCEKDEQWDQDSAMMHLERAAQCGELEAIVALGQCCLQLPHHILPDMQLEDSAGNRMKGFKYLLLAAESGDRSSMITVARAFDSGINLSADRKQDWVEAIHWYENALNMTDYDEGGEFDGIQDEPRYLLLARVAEMYQEGGCNVTPDPQRAGDLFTEAAEAAMEAMKGRLANQYYMKAEEAWALMEE; translated from the exons ATGGAGCACGACCTGATGTTCACtatggaggaggagggcagcGCCACAAGACCCCCTGTCCAACAAAGAACCCCCAACCAGAGGACCTACTCTCTCAGTGACGCCAACGCCAGCGATGATGAAGATGGCGACTACGACATGCACTTCATTTGCCCAATCTTGGAGGATTCCTCCGTGGAAATCTGTCACTACCTAAAGAATCTGGTTTACTCCCGGCAGCTGTCAAACTCCCCTAAGACCACCTTTATGTTCAAG AATGAAACAGAAACGCTGGCAGAACCAAGGTCGTACAAGGTTTTGTCTGAGAAAGCACGG GCGAAATGGAAAAATGCCATTGAAAAGGCCAAAGCTATGCCCGACCCCTGGGCGGAGTTTCATCTGGAGGAAAAAGTAACAGAACCCTGTATTCGTTACAG GTACAATGCCAGCACAGGAGAGTGGGCTCAAGACCAGGTCCACATTAAGATGGCTTCCCAG CCGTTTGGGAAAGGGGCCATGAGGGAGTGCTTCAGAAC GAAGAAGTTGTCGAATTTCTCACACAGCAGCAACTGGAAGTCAGCATCTAACTATGTGTCCAAGCAATACATGGAGACGGTGGACAGGGATGTTTACTTTGAGGACGTCAGGCTGCAAATGGAGGCCAAACTGTGGGGAGAGGAGTACAACCGCCACCGGCCTCCCAAACAG GTGGACATCATGCAGATGTGTGTGATAGAGATGGTAGACAGACCCGGTAAACCTCTCTTCCACCTTGAACATTACATCGAGggaaaatacatcaaatacaaCTCCAACTCTGGCTTTGTGAGGGACGACAACATCCGACTCACTCCACAG GCCTTCAGCCACTTCACGTTTGAGCGATCGGGCCACCAGCTGATCGTGGTGGACATCCAGGGAGTGGGAGATCTCTACACTGACCCTCAGATCCACACAGATCAAGGGACGGACTTTGGAGATGGAAATCTAG GTGTGCGAGGCATGGCGCTGTTCTTCCACTCCCACCTGTGTAACAAGATCTGCAAGAGTATGGGCCTGACGCCTTTTGATCTTTCCCCTGCAGAGAAGTCGCAGCTGGACTGCACCAACAAACTGCTT AAGTCAGCCAACACGGTGCTGCGGGGCTGCGAGGAGCCCTGCGGTTCCACTCGTGTTCGCACCTTGTCAGTAGGCCGGGCCCCGCCGCTGTTATCCCGCTTGTCTGAGACGTCCTCTGCAGACGGGAGCGTGAGCGACACAGACTCAGTGCCCTGCTCCCCTCTCATACAGCCCTGCTCCCCACTAGCTGCTTATGGATCCTTGGGAAAGTCCCCCATCG GCTCATATTTTACTGGAATGTATGAACgtgaaagaaataataacaacacagcTGAACAGAAG GAGCCTGAAAGTGGAGGGGACAGCGGCTGTCCCAGCGAGAGGAGGAGTGATGGTGATCCAAACGACCACGTAGACGGG GTCCATCACCGCATCCAAAGACATTACTCTGAGTCGGATGAAGACAGTGTCAGACGG AGGAAGATGGTATCTGCTCCAAGAGTCTCTTCAAGCTTAAATTTTAACAATGCTGACGACGACTCG ATGACAGAGGAGAAGTGGAGCTTTTACCATTCGTCCCGCTCTCATGTCCACCGATCCTCCTGTGTGGCCACGGAGATGGAGCGACTAGAGACTCTGATGCAGAAGAAAATAGGCCAGTCGATCCTCGGAAAG GTCCACCTGGGGATGGTGCGGTACCATGAAGCGGGTCGATTCTGTGAAAAGGATGAGCAGTGGGATCAGGACTCGGCCATGATGCACCTGGAGAGAGCGGCGCAGTGCGGGGAGCTGGAGGCCATCGTGGCTTTGGGACAGTGCTGTCTGCAGCTGCCTCATCATATCCTGCCGGACATGCAGCTGGAG GATAGCGCAGGAAACAGAATGAAAGGCTTTAAGTatctgctgctggctgctgagTCCGGTGACAGGTCTTCTATGATCACAGTGGCCAGAGCCTTCGATTCTGGCATCAATCTGTCAGCTGACAG AAAGCAGGACTGGGTGGAAGCCATTCACTGGTATGAAAATGCCTTGAACATGACAGACTATGACGAGGGGGGAGAGTTCGATGGGATTCAGGACGAGCCTCGCTACCTGCTGCTGGCCAGAGTGGCAGAGATGTACCAAGAGGGAGGCTGCAACGTCACCCCAGACCCACAGAGAGCAG GTGATCTGTTtacagaagcagcagaagctgCCATGGAGGCCATGAAGGGTCGATTGGCTAATCAGTATTACATGAAAGCTGAAGAAGCATGGGCGTTAATGGAGGAATAA